Proteins from a single region of Candidatus Hydrogenedentota bacterium:
- a CDS encoding TIGR01777 family oxidoreductase, with protein MEDSTVQVVVSGSTGLVGRALCEELLKSGHTVRPLVRDTSSAPAGSIPWDPARDQLDGAALDGVDAVVHLAGEPIAAGRWNAARKARIRDSRVAGTQLLAERLAGLSQRPGVLVSASAIGFYGDQGDAVVTEDTPAGQGFLAEVCQGWEAAAAPAADAGIRVVHPRIGMVLSERGGALSKMLPPFRMGMGGPIGRGAMWMSWIHLEDLVRALIHMIETPELAGPVNALAPNPVTNRDFTRALGSVLRRPAVIPVPETALKFALGEMAEELVLSSLRAVPSRLEGSGFAFKFPEVEAALRDLLSGSEAKA; from the coding sequence ATGGAGGATAGCACCGTGCAGGTTGTCGTGAGCGGATCGACGGGGCTCGTGGGACGGGCCCTCTGTGAGGAACTGTTGAAGTCGGGACACACGGTTCGCCCGCTGGTCCGCGATACGTCGTCGGCCCCGGCCGGGTCGATACCGTGGGATCCGGCGCGGGACCAGTTGGACGGCGCGGCGTTGGACGGCGTGGACGCGGTGGTGCATCTGGCGGGGGAACCCATCGCGGCGGGGCGTTGGAACGCGGCGCGGAAGGCCCGCATCCGGGATAGCCGGGTTGCGGGGACGCAGTTGCTCGCGGAGCGGCTGGCGGGGCTTTCGCAGCGCCCGGGGGTACTTGTTTCGGCTTCGGCGATCGGATTCTATGGCGATCAGGGCGATGCCGTGGTGACCGAAGATACGCCCGCGGGCCAGGGCTTTCTGGCGGAGGTTTGCCAGGGGTGGGAAGCGGCCGCCGCTCCCGCCGCCGACGCCGGGATCCGGGTTGTCCACCCGCGCATCGGCATGGTGCTTTCGGAGCGCGGCGGCGCGCTGTCCAAGATGCTCCCCCCCTTCCGGATGGGGATGGGCGGGCCGATTGGCCGGGGCGCCATGTGGATGAGCTGGATCCATCTGGAGGATTTGGTGCGGGCCTTGATTCACATGATAGAGACTCCAGAACTGGCCGGTCCCGTAAATGCGCTTGCGCCCAATCCGGTGACGAATCGCGACTTCACGCGCGCGCTCGGATCGGTGCTGCGGCGTCCGGCGGTTATTCCCGTGCCCGAGACCGCGCTGAAATTTGCGCTCGGGGAGATGGCGGAGGAATTGGTTCTTTCGAGCCTGCGCGCGGTTCCGAGCCGCCTGGAGGGGTCGGGGTTCGCATTTAAATTTCCGGAGGTCGAGGCGGCGCTGCGTGATCTGCTTTCGGGATCGGAGGCGAAGGCGTAA
- a CDS encoding MarR family transcriptional regulator encodes MSLEKELQLERPMEDIRHEAVLSIIRTAGLLSLKGADLFRDFGLTEAQFNVLFSLKYKEKRWTQSDLGKRLVVTRASVTSVLDKLESKGLVQRQAVEGNRRIYHVDLTPEGRALIDEVEPLYRSSIQAVMEGVDEAGCRAMIRNLEKVRARCAREA; translated from the coding sequence ATGTCACTCGAAAAAGAGTTGCAACTCGAACGGCCCATGGAGGATATTCGGCACGAAGCCGTGCTCAGCATTATCCGTACCGCCGGGCTGCTTTCCCTCAAGGGAGCCGACTTGTTCCGGGACTTCGGGCTGACCGAGGCGCAGTTCAACGTGCTATTCTCCCTCAAGTATAAGGAAAAACGCTGGACCCAGTCGGACCTGGGAAAGCGCCTCGTGGTGACGCGCGCAAGCGTGACCTCCGTGCTGGACAAGCTAGAAAGCAAGGGCCTGGTTCAGCGCCAGGCGGTCGAAGGCAACCGCCGGATTTACCATGTGGACCTGACTCCCGAAGGGCGAGCATTGATTGACGAGGTGGAGCCGCTTTACCGGAGCAGCATTCAGGCGGTGATGGAGGGCGTGGACGAAGCGGGTTGCCGCGCGATGATCCGCAATCTGGAAAAGGTGCGGGCGCGCTGCGCGCGCGAGGCCTAG
- a CDS encoding redoxin domain-containing protein: protein MKYIAVPAVCLLAALSAVASDHPAEPAPPALESVENFRLIAHDDRSFELFHTADARAVVLYIHGVGCPIVRRSVPELNRIHDDFAPQGVQFFMINANSQDSRADLAGEVQEYGITMPVLKDETQRIVHSLGSRRTAEVIVLDPSSKWQMIYRGPVDDRFDYGTQKETAENRYLEAVLQAHLAGTPLPAKAADTKGCLINFLAEEEPVSYAAQVAPILQSKCVSCHRPGGVGPFSMDSYRRVRGWSDMIRETLRTHRMPPWHADPQYQSFHNSLDLTVEERRTLLAWVEQGARQDGDRDPLADAPPALDASWTLGTPDLVVQLPEPETLPASGVFDYRYISVPSGLTEDRWLRAVEVLPTAVEAVHHALVFIQYPARYRHLEPDARGGLDGFFASYLPGGNIQPFPEGTAQFVPAGSSFVFQMHYNSTGKEEVDQTRMGLYFHDGPPREVLRIRAAAKTDFEIPPHARDFATEATYRFREDVTLLGLSPHMHYRGSRFRFDATFADGRQETLLSVPWYQFDWQPMYYFSEPIAVKEGARIHCTGAFDNSAFNPRNPDPTQRVRFGEQSHEEMFIGYVTYSHPYRPEDFAPREENPDSWPGYGKPLTAEYLAGTTWRVGRRFELRFEPAGKLVVNNQIEGEWSLEGQKVQLTTPLRSFALDVVLDGLYVEGRPLTRVTEEKAEGEV, encoded by the coding sequence ATGAAGTATATAGCTGTTCCCGCCGTGTGTCTGCTCGCCGCCCTGTCGGCGGTTGCGTCGGATCACCCCGCCGAGCCGGCTCCTCCGGCGCTTGAATCGGTAGAGAACTTCCGCCTGATCGCGCATGACGATCGCTCTTTTGAGCTTTTCCATACGGCCGACGCGCGCGCGGTGGTGCTGTATATCCATGGTGTTGGGTGCCCGATTGTCCGGCGAAGCGTTCCAGAATTGAACCGGATTCATGACGACTTTGCGCCGCAGGGGGTGCAGTTCTTCATGATCAATGCGAATTCCCAGGACAGCCGTGCGGATCTTGCCGGGGAGGTGCAGGAGTATGGCATCACGATGCCGGTGCTGAAGGATGAGACGCAGCGGATTGTGCATAGCCTGGGCAGCCGCCGCACGGCCGAGGTGATTGTGCTTGATCCGTCGTCGAAGTGGCAGATGATTTACCGGGGTCCGGTGGATGATCGGTTTGATTACGGGACCCAGAAGGAGACGGCGGAGAACCGCTACCTGGAGGCGGTGTTGCAGGCGCACCTGGCGGGCACTCCCCTTCCGGCGAAGGCCGCCGATACGAAGGGCTGCCTGATCAATTTTCTTGCGGAGGAGGAGCCTGTTTCCTACGCCGCGCAGGTGGCGCCGATTCTTCAGTCTAAATGCGTTTCTTGCCACAGGCCTGGCGGGGTGGGGCCGTTTTCGATGGACAGTTACCGGCGCGTCCGGGGGTGGTCGGACATGATACGCGAGACGCTCCGTACGCATCGGATGCCGCCGTGGCACGCGGATCCGCAGTACCAGTCGTTTCACAATTCGCTCGATCTGACGGTGGAGGAGCGCCGGACGCTGCTTGCCTGGGTCGAGCAGGGCGCGCGCCAGGATGGCGACCGCGATCCGCTTGCGGATGCGCCTCCGGCCTTGGATGCGAGCTGGACCCTCGGCACGCCGGACCTTGTTGTGCAGCTGCCCGAGCCGGAGACGCTGCCGGCGAGCGGGGTGTTTGACTATCGCTATATTTCGGTGCCGTCGGGGTTGACGGAGGACAGGTGGCTGCGGGCGGTGGAGGTCCTGCCGACGGCGGTGGAGGCGGTGCACCACGCGCTGGTGTTTATCCAATACCCGGCGCGGTACCGGCATCTGGAGCCGGACGCGCGGGGCGGGCTGGACGGATTCTTCGCGAGCTACCTTCCGGGCGGCAATATTCAGCCATTCCCGGAGGGGACGGCGCAATTTGTACCGGCGGGTTCGTCGTTCGTGTTCCAGATGCACTACAACTCGACGGGGAAGGAGGAGGTGGACCAGACGCGCATGGGGCTGTATTTCCATGATGGGCCGCCGCGTGAAGTGTTGCGTATCCGGGCGGCGGCGAAAACGGATTTCGAGATTCCCCCGCACGCGCGGGATTTTGCCACGGAGGCGACGTACCGTTTTCGGGAGGACGTCACCCTGCTGGGCCTGTCGCCGCACATGCACTACCGGGGCAGCCGCTTCCGGTTTGACGCGACATTTGCGGACGGGCGTCAGGAGACGCTTCTTTCGGTGCCGTGGTACCAGTTTGACTGGCAGCCGATGTACTACTTCAGCGAACCGATTGCGGTGAAGGAGGGCGCGCGAATCCATTGCACGGGCGCGTTCGATAATTCGGCGTTTAACCCGCGGAATCCGGATCCGACCCAGCGAGTTCGCTTTGGCGAGCAGTCCCACGAGGAGATGTTCATCGGGTACGTGACGTACAGCCACCCGTACCGCCCGGAGGATTTTGCGCCGCGCGAGGAGAATCCCGACAGCTGGCCGGGCTACGGCAAGCCGCTGACCGCGGAGTATCTAGCGGGGACCACATGGCGGGTCGGGCGGCGTTTCGAGCTGCGCTTCGAGCCCGCGGGCAAGCTGGTGGTAAACAATCAAATAGAAGGGGAATGGTCGCTGGAGGGGCAGAAGGTGCAACTGACGACGCCATTGCGGAGTTTCGCGCTCGACGTGGTGCTCGACGGGCTGTACGTGGAGGGGCGTCCGCTGACGCGGGTTACGGAGGAGAAAGCGGAGGGCGAGGTCTGA
- a CDS encoding type II secretion system F family protein — protein MPTYAYTARAKNGTKQTGTLTAATRQAAAQMLQQKGLIADKLTEKKGGFALGGAGAKLNKRVKTAELLVFTRQLSTIVSAGLPLMQGLDILADQTEDPNFGAVIDAIAQDVESGETFSDALRKYPRAFPDLYVSMVRSGEASGDLDGVLLQLADYLEASEELKRRIKSAMTYPVVAFSMIVLIASGLIIFVVPQFATIFEQMGGTLPAPTRILIAISDFLRTWYAIPTMVAVALAIHFSLKAYAQTETGRYNLDKARLRVPVFGMLWRKVAISRFTRTLSTLTRSGVAILQALEITERTAGNEVFARAVREAADSVRNGDTLADPLMRSEVFPSMVTRMIGVGEKTGALEIMLQKISDFYDAEVKALVDSLTSLIEPILIGLMGLVVGGIVIALFMPILMLSQLVS, from the coding sequence ATGCCGACCTATGCCTATACCGCACGCGCCAAGAACGGGACCAAGCAGACGGGCACCCTGACGGCGGCCACACGCCAGGCCGCGGCGCAAATGTTGCAGCAAAAGGGCCTTATCGCGGACAAGCTGACGGAGAAGAAGGGTGGCTTCGCCCTTGGCGGCGCGGGCGCGAAGCTGAACAAGCGCGTCAAGACGGCGGAATTGCTGGTATTCACGCGCCAGCTTTCCACGATTGTCAGCGCGGGCCTGCCGCTGATGCAGGGCCTGGATATTCTGGCGGATCAGACGGAAGACCCGAATTTCGGTGCGGTCATTGACGCGATCGCGCAGGATGTGGAATCGGGCGAGACATTTTCAGACGCGCTGCGGAAGTATCCGCGCGCGTTTCCGGATCTCTACGTGAGCATGGTGCGTTCGGGCGAGGCGAGCGGCGATCTGGACGGGGTGCTGTTGCAGCTGGCGGATTATCTGGAAGCCTCGGAGGAATTGAAGCGCCGCATCAAATCCGCGATGACGTATCCGGTGGTGGCGTTCAGCATGATTGTCCTGATCGCTTCGGGGTTGATTATCTTCGTGGTGCCCCAGTTCGCGACGATTTTCGAGCAGATGGGCGGCACGCTGCCGGCGCCGACGCGAATCCTTATCGCGATCAGTGACTTTTTGCGGACATGGTACGCCATCCCGACGATGGTCGCAGTGGCGCTGGCGATCCATTTCAGCCTGAAGGCCTACGCGCAAACGGAGACGGGGCGCTACAACCTGGACAAGGCGCGGCTTCGGGTGCCGGTGTTCGGGATGCTCTGGCGGAAGGTGGCGATCAGCCGCTTTACGCGCACGCTGAGCACGCTGACGCGCAGCGGCGTGGCGATTCTGCAGGCGCTGGAAATCACCGAGCGCACGGCGGGCAACGAGGTGTTTGCTCGGGCGGTGCGGGAGGCGGCGGACAGCGTCCGGAACGGCGATACGCTGGCGGATCCGCTTATGCGGAGTGAAGTGTTTCCGTCGATGGTGACCCGGATGATTGGCGTGGGCGAGAAGACGGGCGCGCTGGAAATCATGCTCCAGAAGATCTCGGATTTCTACGACGCCGAGGTCAAGGCGCTTGTGGACAGCCTCACGAGCCTTATCGAGCCGATTCTTATCGGCCTGATGGGCCTCGTGGTGGGCGGTATCGTGATTGCGTTGTTCATGCCGATCCTGATGCTGTCGCAGCTGGTCTCCTGA
- a CDS encoding site-2 protease family protein gives MQIEPGVVLMKYFCLLFSLCVHEAAHAATANWCGDPSARLLGRMSIDPRKHIDPLGTVVLPLLMMMTNVPYLFGWAKPVPFNPRNLNNMRRDPVLIALAGPLSNIAIALTCAVLLRIFFMLELGGVTIPAAEAILALLYGMIVINLVLALFNIIPLPPLDGHHVLYYFLGARGKEMMERIGPFGIIIAILFVAGPWLRTAMPIAERAVFFIITYGLDFQQVA, from the coding sequence ATGCAGATAGAACCCGGCGTTGTTCTGATGAAGTACTTCTGCCTCCTGTTTTCGCTGTGCGTGCACGAGGCGGCGCACGCGGCGACGGCGAACTGGTGTGGCGATCCGTCGGCGCGGCTGCTGGGGCGCATGTCGATCGATCCGCGCAAGCACATCGATCCGCTGGGGACGGTGGTGTTGCCGCTGCTGATGATGATGACCAATGTGCCGTACCTGTTCGGGTGGGCGAAGCCGGTGCCATTTAACCCGCGCAACCTGAACAACATGCGGCGGGATCCGGTGCTTATTGCGCTGGCGGGTCCGCTTTCCAACATTGCAATAGCGCTGACTTGCGCGGTGTTGCTCCGGATCTTTTTCATGCTGGAGCTCGGCGGGGTCACGATACCCGCGGCGGAGGCAATCCTGGCGCTGCTGTACGGGATGATCGTGATCAACCTGGTGCTGGCGCTGTTCAACATCATCCCCCTGCCGCCGCTGGACGGGCATCACGTGCTGTATTACTTCCTGGGGGCGCGGGGCAAGGAGATGATGGAGCGGATCGGGCCTTTCGGGATTATTATCGCGATCCTGTTTGTCGCCGGGCCGTGGCTTCGGACGGCGATGCCGATCGCGGAGCGCGCGGTGTTCTTCATCATCACGTACGGGCTCGATTTCCAGCAGGTCGCCTGA
- a CDS encoding MFS transporter has protein sequence MTDTQQPTGAERPYHPRGFWALVVTQFQGAFNDNVYQWVIVFSLLAIMSGGAAGGELMFSILGWDLTLSRYDYVSGVSRFLFSLPFIIFPSLFGALADRYSKGRVSTWTKFIEVGIMIAGGIAFMMGNPFIIWGILFLMATQSAMFGPAKYGIMPEIVPEQRLSWANGIIQMGTIVAVILGVWAAGELFSAFKDDLYIVSMFLVALSILGLVTSFFITRPEPANPAARLPLNPLMPWAGMGRYFRAIWSDRILLNVVIGYVYFWFAGSLVQQNLIKFGGDTLQLAENAQSALLAAVGLGIGFGALAAGFLSRGKIEMGLVPIGALGMAIFAVLLAIPQVLDSEALAASAAAGARAHAQLGPYFYYIAISSFGLGFFAGIFDVPLAAAIQHRAPRGAVGGVIATTNMLTFVGMAFSGILFMLLGLAGLSTYQVFLVTGVLSLAIGVYIVFRLPHLCLRAGLWFLANTAFRVRVAGREHLPDTGAVLFTGTHISFIDCLAFFAATDRDIHFVMREDVYQRPLIGRLARMMRIIPVKCGPTEADQAAVAQAVRDVLATGGAVCVNNERRAEPDGALFPWADGYAALLEGLDVTAIPFYASRTWQSLYIFEDDRFQWRLPKRIPYPVDIRFGAPLPADCGSETLRKSLQALGNAVHTARPLRFQNLHHGFVKMARRNLRKVAVADVLSGQLNYFKALVGCIVFARKLRARLDGREIVGVLLPPSVGGVLANTALSLLGRIPVNLNYTANNEMIASCASQCNISQVLTSRKLLERLPLEVPGEAVFLEDIKETVTGKDRLIAILLALLCPIPVLDKLLGAPRRMPDDLATIIFSSGSEGDPKGVMLTHRNIMTNIDAAFEVFPNHRDSCLVGFLPFFHSFGYMATLWLPLIHGLRGAYHANPLEPKIIGKLIEQYRGTIMIGTSTLLQGFIRRCEPDQLASLEFVVCGAEKLAPRVRLAFKERFGIEPLEGYGTTECAPAVAANIPDCISPGFYSPGTHHGSIGRPIPGQEIKIVDSDTGAELPPGQDGLLLVRGPNIMQGYLGKPEKTASVLKDGWYTTGDIAHLDEDGFITITDRLARFSKIGGEMVPHTKVEETLHGLLDLTEQRMAVTSVPDPQKGERLVVFHTLAEDELDRLLKAIPQSDIPNLWAPRASSFHAIAEIPVLGTGKMDIKTVKKMAQEMNPEAQGG, from the coding sequence ATGACCGACACGCAACAGCCAACCGGCGCGGAGCGCCCCTACCATCCCCGGGGTTTCTGGGCCCTCGTGGTCACCCAGTTTCAAGGCGCCTTCAACGACAACGTCTACCAGTGGGTCATTGTTTTCAGCCTGCTGGCCATCATGTCGGGCGGCGCCGCCGGCGGCGAACTCATGTTCTCCATCCTGGGCTGGGACCTGACCCTCTCGCGCTATGACTACGTTTCGGGCGTCTCCCGTTTCCTGTTCTCCCTGCCCTTCATTATCTTCCCCAGCCTCTTCGGGGCGCTCGCGGATCGGTACAGCAAGGGCCGCGTTTCCACCTGGACCAAGTTCATCGAAGTGGGCATCATGATCGCCGGCGGTATCGCCTTCATGATGGGCAATCCCTTCATTATCTGGGGCATCCTCTTCCTCATGGCCACACAGAGCGCCATGTTCGGCCCGGCGAAATACGGCATCATGCCCGAGATCGTTCCCGAGCAACGCCTCTCCTGGGCGAACGGCATCATTCAAATGGGGACCATCGTCGCCGTGATCCTCGGCGTATGGGCGGCCGGCGAACTCTTCAGCGCCTTTAAAGACGACCTCTACATCGTCTCGATGTTCCTCGTCGCCCTTTCCATTCTCGGGCTCGTCACCTCCTTCTTCATTACCCGCCCGGAACCGGCCAACCCCGCGGCGCGCCTCCCCTTGAACCCGCTCATGCCCTGGGCCGGCATGGGGCGCTATTTCCGCGCGATCTGGTCGGACCGGATCCTTCTCAATGTGGTCATCGGATATGTCTACTTCTGGTTCGCCGGATCCCTCGTACAGCAAAACCTGATCAAATTCGGCGGCGACACCCTGCAACTCGCAGAGAACGCGCAGTCGGCGCTGCTCGCCGCGGTGGGCCTCGGCATCGGCTTTGGCGCCCTCGCCGCCGGATTCCTCTCCCGCGGAAAAATCGAGATGGGCCTCGTGCCGATCGGCGCGCTCGGCATGGCCATCTTCGCGGTGCTCCTGGCCATCCCGCAGGTCCTCGACAGCGAGGCGCTCGCGGCCAGCGCGGCGGCCGGAGCCCGCGCCCATGCGCAGCTCGGCCCATACTTCTACTACATCGCAATCAGCAGCTTCGGGCTCGGCTTCTTCGCCGGAATTTTTGATGTGCCGCTCGCCGCGGCCATTCAGCACCGCGCGCCCAGGGGCGCGGTGGGGGGCGTCATCGCCACCACCAACATGCTCACCTTCGTCGGCATGGCGTTCTCCGGCATCCTGTTCATGCTGCTCGGCCTGGCGGGCCTGTCAACCTACCAGGTTTTCCTCGTCACCGGAGTCCTGTCGCTGGCCATCGGTGTCTACATCGTTTTCCGCCTGCCCCACCTGTGCCTGCGCGCGGGCCTCTGGTTCCTCGCCAATACCGCCTTCCGCGTGCGCGTCGCGGGTCGCGAGCACCTCCCGGATACCGGCGCGGTCCTCTTCACCGGAACCCATATCAGCTTCATCGACTGCCTCGCCTTCTTCGCCGCAACAGACCGCGACATTCACTTTGTAATGCGCGAGGACGTTTACCAGCGGCCCCTGATCGGGCGCCTGGCGCGCATGATGCGCATTATCCCCGTGAAATGCGGCCCCACCGAAGCCGACCAGGCCGCCGTCGCCCAGGCCGTGCGCGACGTGCTGGCGACGGGGGGAGCCGTCTGCGTCAACAACGAGCGCAGGGCGGAACCGGATGGCGCGCTGTTCCCCTGGGCGGACGGATACGCCGCGCTCCTCGAAGGGCTCGACGTAACCGCCATTCCCTTCTACGCGTCGCGCACCTGGCAGTCCCTGTACATCTTTGAGGACGACCGCTTTCAATGGCGTCTGCCCAAGCGCATCCCCTATCCGGTGGATATCCGTTTCGGCGCGCCGCTCCCCGCGGATTGCGGCTCCGAAACCCTGCGGAAATCCCTCCAGGCGCTCGGGAATGCCGTGCATACCGCGCGCCCGCTCCGTTTCCAGAATCTGCACCACGGCTTCGTCAAGATGGCCCGGCGCAACCTCCGTAAAGTGGCCGTGGCGGACGTGCTCTCCGGCCAGCTCAACTACTTCAAGGCGCTCGTCGGCTGCATCGTGTTCGCGCGCAAACTACGCGCGCGCCTGGACGGCCGCGAAATCGTGGGCGTGCTGCTTCCGCCTTCCGTCGGGGGCGTACTCGCCAACACCGCCCTCTCCCTGCTTGGCCGGATCCCGGTCAACCTGAACTACACCGCCAACAACGAAATGATCGCGTCCTGCGCTTCCCAGTGCAATATCTCCCAGGTCCTGACCTCGCGCAAGCTCCTCGAACGCCTCCCGCTCGAAGTGCCCGGGGAAGCCGTCTTCCTGGAGGATATCAAGGAGACCGTTACCGGCAAGGACCGCCTGATCGCCATACTACTCGCCCTCCTCTGCCCGATTCCGGTCCTCGACAAGCTCCTGGGAGCCCCCAGGCGCATGCCGGACGACCTCGCGACTATCATCTTCTCCAGCGGCAGCGAAGGCGACCCCAAGGGCGTCATGCTCACGCACCGCAATATCATGACCAACATCGACGCGGCATTTGAGGTATTTCCAAATCACCGCGATAGCTGCCTCGTCGGTTTCCTGCCGTTTTTCCACTCCTTCGGCTACATGGCCACGCTCTGGCTGCCCCTCATTCACGGGCTGCGCGGCGCCTACCACGCCAATCCGCTGGAGCCAAAAATCATCGGCAAATTGATCGAACAGTATCGCGGCACCATCATGATCGGCACCTCGACCCTTCTCCAGGGCTTCATCCGGCGATGCGAGCCCGATCAACTGGCAAGTCTCGAATTCGTGGTTTGCGGCGCGGAAAAACTCGCCCCGCGGGTGCGCCTGGCCTTCAAGGAACGCTTCGGAATCGAGCCACTCGAGGGCTACGGGACCACCGAGTGCGCCCCCGCCGTCGCCGCCAACATCCCCGACTGTATCTCGCCCGGTTTCTACAGCCCCGGCACGCATCACGGCAGCATTGGCCGCCCCATCCCCGGCCAGGAGATCAAAATCGTCGACAGCGACACGGGCGCGGAGTTGCCTCCCGGCCAGGACGGCCTGCTGCTCGTGCGCGGGCCCAACATCATGCAGGGCTACCTGGGCAAACCGGAGAAGACGGCGAGCGTCCTCAAGGATGGCTGGTACACCACCGGGGACATCGCCCACCTGGACGAAGACGGATTCATCACGATCACGGATCGCCTCGCCCGTTTCAGCAAGATCGGGGGGGAAATGGTGCCGCACACGAAAGTGGAGGAGACCCTGCACGGCCTCCTCGATCTCACCGAGCAGCGCATGGCCGTGACCAGCGTTCCAGACCCCCAGAAAGGGGAGCGGCTCGTCGTCTTCCACACCCTGGCCGAGGACGAACTCGATCGCCTGTTGAAGGCAATTC